Proteins co-encoded in one Cinclus cinclus chromosome Z, bCinCin1.1, whole genome shotgun sequence genomic window:
- the GNE gene encoding bifunctional UDP-N-acetylglucosamine 2-epimerase/N-acetylmannosamine kinase isoform X2, whose product MEKNGNNHKLRVCVATCNRADYSKLAPIMFGIKAEPQFFELDVVVLGSHLIDDYGNTYRMIEQDDFDIHTRLHTIVRGEDEAAMVESVGLALVKLPDVLNRLKPDIMIVHGDRFDALALATSAALMNIRILHIEGGEVSGTIDDSIRHAITKLAHYHVCCTRSAEQHLIAMCEDHDRILLAGCPSYDKLLSAKNKDYMSIISMWLGSKEMVRVMRKKGIEHHPNFRAVKHVPFDQFIQLVAHAGCMIGNSSCGVREVGAFGTPVINLGTRQTGRETGENVLHVRDADTQDKILHALQLQFGKQYPCSKIYGDGNAVPRILKFLKSIDLKEPLQKKFCFPPVKDNISQDIDHILETQSALAVDLGGTNLRVAIVSMKGEIVKKYTQLNPKTYEDRLALILKMCVEAASEAVNVNCRILGVGISTGGRVNPREGIVLHSTKLIQEWSSVDLRTPISDALHLPVWVDNDGNCAALAERKFGHGKGIENFVTLITGTGIGGGIVHQHELIHGSSFCAAELGHIVVSLDGPECLCGSQGCIEAYASGIALQREAKKLHDDDLLLVEGMSIKEEEIVSAAHLIQAAKLGNSKAESILRTAGTALGLGVVNILHTVNPSLVILSGVLANHYVNAVKDVINRQALSSVKTVDVVVSNLADPALLGAASLVLDYTTRRIY is encoded by the exons ATGGAGAAGAATGGAAACAACCACAAACTTCGTGTTTGTGTTGCTACTTGCAACCGTGCTGATTATTCAAAATTAGCTCCCATTATGTTTGGTATTAAGGCAGAACCACAGTTTTTTGAGCTTGATGTTGTTGTGCTTGGTTCCCACCTGATTGATGATTATGG TAATACCTACCGTATGATTGAGCAAGATGACTTTGATATTCATACAAGATTACACACCATTGTGAGAGGGGAGGATGAGGCAGCTATGGTGGAGTCGGTGGGCCTTGCATTAGTCAAGTTACCCGACGTGCTCAACCGCCTGAAGCCTGACATAATGATAGTTCATGGGGACAGATTCGATGCTTTGGCCCTGGCCACATCTGCAGCCCTCATGAACATCCGCATTCTTCACATCGAAGGTGGGGAAGTCAGTGGGACCATCGATGACTCCATCAGACATGCCATAACCAAACTGGCCCATTACCACGTGTGCTGCACAAGGAGTGCAGAGCAGCACTTGATAGCCATGTGTGAAGACCACGACCGCATCCTTTTAGCAGGCTGTCCTTCATATGACAAGCTTCTCTCTGCTAAAAACAAGGACTACATGAGTATTATTAGCATGTGGCTAG gAAGCAAAGAGATGGTTCGTGTGATGAGGAAGAAGGGCATTGAACACCATCCCAATTTTCGGGCAGTAAAGCATGTGCCATTTGACCAGTTCATTCAGCTAGTTGCTCATGCTGGCTGTATGATTGGTAACAGCAGTTGTGGTGTTAGAGAGGTGGGTGCGTTTGGTACACCTGTCATCAACCTGGGGACACGTCAgacaggaagagaaacag GTGAAAATGTTCTTCATGTTCGTGATGCCGATACGCAAGATAAGATTCTTCATGCTTtacagctgcagtttgggaAGCAATATCCATG cTCAAAAATATATGGAGATGGTAATGCTGTTCCAAGGATTTTGAAGTTCCTTAAATCTATTGACCTCAAAGAACCATTGcaaaagaaattctgttttcctcctgTCAAAGATAATATCTCTCAAGATATTGACCATATTCTAGAGACACAGAGTGCTCTGGCAGTGGATCTAGGTGGAACAAATCTTCGAGTAGCAATTGTCAGTATGAAG GGTGAAATAGTTAAGAAGTATACCCAGCTCAACCCTAAAACCTATGAAGACAGACTGGCATTAATTCTAAAGATGTGTGTAGAGGCTGCATCAGAGGCAGTAAATGTAAACTGCAGAATTCTGGGAGTAG GTATTTCCACAGGTGGACGGGTGAACCCTCGAGAAGGAATTGTGCTTCACTCTACAAAACTCATTCAGGAGTGGAGCTCTGTGGATCTCAGAACTCCAATATCTGATGCTTTGCATCTTCCAGTCTGGGTGGACAATGACGGAAACTGTGCTGCTCTAGCGGAGAGGAAATTTGGTCATGGAAAAGGAATAGAAAATTTCGTAACACTGATTACTGGTACAG GAATTGGAGGTGGAATCGTTCATCAACATGAATTGATCCATGGCAgttctttctgtgctgctgagcttgGGCACATTGTTGTATCTTTAGATGGACCAGAGTGCCTGTGTGGCAGCCAAGGATGTATAGAAGCATATGCCTCAGGAATAGCATTACAGAGAGAAGCTAAGAAACTGCATGATG aTGATCTGCTTTTAGTAGAAGGAATGTCAATAAAGGAGGAGGAGATTGTTAGTGCTGCACACCTCATTCAAGCAGCTAAACTTGGGAattcaaaagcagagagcatTCTCAGAACAG CTGGGACTGCACTGGGCCTTGGCGTTGTGAACATTCTACACACCGTGAATCCATCTCTTGTGATCCTTTCTGGAGTTCTAGCAAACCATTATGTTAATGCTGTCAAAGATGTGATAAATCGACAGGCGCTGTCCTCTGTTAAAACAGTGGATGTAGTGGTCTCAAATCTAGCAGATCCTGCTCTTCTCGGAGCTGCTAGCCTGGTTCTGGATTATACTACACGTAGAATATACTAG
- the GNE gene encoding bifunctional UDP-N-acetylglucosamine 2-epimerase/N-acetylmannosamine kinase isoform X3 yields MEKNGNNHKLRVCVATCNRADYSKLAPIMFGIKAEPQFFELDVVVLGSHLIDDYGNTYRMIEQDDFDIHTRLHTIVRGEDEAAMVESVGLALVKLPDVLNRLKPDIMIVHGDRFDALALATSAALMNIRILHIEGGEVSGTIDDSIRHAITKLAHYHVCCTRSAEQHLIAMCEDHDRILLAGCPSYDKLLSAKNKDYMSIISMWLGEDVKTRDYIVALQHPVTTDIKHSIKMFELTLDALISFNKRTLVLFPNVDAGSKEMVRVMRKKGIEHHPNFRAVKHVPFDQFIQLVAHAGCMIGNSSCGVREVGAFGTPVINLGTRQTGRETGENVLHVRDADTQDKILHALQLQFGKQYPCSKIYGDGNAVPRILKFLKSIDLKEPLQKKFCFPPVKDNISQDIDHILETQSALAVDLGGTNLRVAIVSMKGEIVKKYTQLNPKTYEDRLALILKMCVEAASEAVNVNCRILGVGIGGGIVHQHELIHGSSFCAAELGHIVVSLDGPECLCGSQGCIEAYASGIALQREAKKLHDDDLLLVEGMSIKEEEIVSAAHLIQAAKLGNSKAESILRTAGTALGLGVVNILHTVNPSLVILSGVLANHYVNAVKDVINRQALSSVKTVDVVVSNLADPALLGAASLVLDYTTRRIY; encoded by the exons ATGGAGAAGAATGGAAACAACCACAAACTTCGTGTTTGTGTTGCTACTTGCAACCGTGCTGATTATTCAAAATTAGCTCCCATTATGTTTGGTATTAAGGCAGAACCACAGTTTTTTGAGCTTGATGTTGTTGTGCTTGGTTCCCACCTGATTGATGATTATGG TAATACCTACCGTATGATTGAGCAAGATGACTTTGATATTCATACAAGATTACACACCATTGTGAGAGGGGAGGATGAGGCAGCTATGGTGGAGTCGGTGGGCCTTGCATTAGTCAAGTTACCCGACGTGCTCAACCGCCTGAAGCCTGACATAATGATAGTTCATGGGGACAGATTCGATGCTTTGGCCCTGGCCACATCTGCAGCCCTCATGAACATCCGCATTCTTCACATCGAAGGTGGGGAAGTCAGTGGGACCATCGATGACTCCATCAGACATGCCATAACCAAACTGGCCCATTACCACGTGTGCTGCACAAGGAGTGCAGAGCAGCACTTGATAGCCATGTGTGAAGACCACGACCGCATCCTTTTAGCAGGCTGTCCTTCATATGACAAGCTTCTCTCTGCTAAAAACAAGGACTACATGAGTATTATTAGCATGTGGCTAG GTGAAGATGTCAAAACCAGAGATTATATAGTTGCTCTGCAACATCCTGTAACCACAGATATTAAGCATTCCATAAAGATGTTTGAGCTGACACTAGATGCACTCATCTCCTTCAACAAGAGAACACTTGTCCTATTCCCTAATGTGGATGCAG gAAGCAAAGAGATGGTTCGTGTGATGAGGAAGAAGGGCATTGAACACCATCCCAATTTTCGGGCAGTAAAGCATGTGCCATTTGACCAGTTCATTCAGCTAGTTGCTCATGCTGGCTGTATGATTGGTAACAGCAGTTGTGGTGTTAGAGAGGTGGGTGCGTTTGGTACACCTGTCATCAACCTGGGGACACGTCAgacaggaagagaaacag GTGAAAATGTTCTTCATGTTCGTGATGCCGATACGCAAGATAAGATTCTTCATGCTTtacagctgcagtttgggaAGCAATATCCATG cTCAAAAATATATGGAGATGGTAATGCTGTTCCAAGGATTTTGAAGTTCCTTAAATCTATTGACCTCAAAGAACCATTGcaaaagaaattctgttttcctcctgTCAAAGATAATATCTCTCAAGATATTGACCATATTCTAGAGACACAGAGTGCTCTGGCAGTGGATCTAGGTGGAACAAATCTTCGAGTAGCAATTGTCAGTATGAAG GGTGAAATAGTTAAGAAGTATACCCAGCTCAACCCTAAAACCTATGAAGACAGACTGGCATTAATTCTAAAGATGTGTGTAGAGGCTGCATCAGAGGCAGTAAATGTAAACTGCAGAATTCTGGGAGTAG GAATTGGAGGTGGAATCGTTCATCAACATGAATTGATCCATGGCAgttctttctgtgctgctgagcttgGGCACATTGTTGTATCTTTAGATGGACCAGAGTGCCTGTGTGGCAGCCAAGGATGTATAGAAGCATATGCCTCAGGAATAGCATTACAGAGAGAAGCTAAGAAACTGCATGATG aTGATCTGCTTTTAGTAGAAGGAATGTCAATAAAGGAGGAGGAGATTGTTAGTGCTGCACACCTCATTCAAGCAGCTAAACTTGGGAattcaaaagcagagagcatTCTCAGAACAG CTGGGACTGCACTGGGCCTTGGCGTTGTGAACATTCTACACACCGTGAATCCATCTCTTGTGATCCTTTCTGGAGTTCTAGCAAACCATTATGTTAATGCTGTCAAAGATGTGATAAATCGACAGGCGCTGTCCTCTGTTAAAACAGTGGATGTAGTGGTCTCAAATCTAGCAGATCCTGCTCTTCTCGGAGCTGCTAGCCTGGTTCTGGATTATACTACACGTAGAATATACTAG
- the GNE gene encoding bifunctional UDP-N-acetylglucosamine 2-epimerase/N-acetylmannosamine kinase isoform X1 yields MEKNGNNHKLRVCVATCNRADYSKLAPIMFGIKAEPQFFELDVVVLGSHLIDDYGNTYRMIEQDDFDIHTRLHTIVRGEDEAAMVESVGLALVKLPDVLNRLKPDIMIVHGDRFDALALATSAALMNIRILHIEGGEVSGTIDDSIRHAITKLAHYHVCCTRSAEQHLIAMCEDHDRILLAGCPSYDKLLSAKNKDYMSIISMWLGEDVKTRDYIVALQHPVTTDIKHSIKMFELTLDALISFNKRTLVLFPNVDAGSKEMVRVMRKKGIEHHPNFRAVKHVPFDQFIQLVAHAGCMIGNSSCGVREVGAFGTPVINLGTRQTGRETGENVLHVRDADTQDKILHALQLQFGKQYPCSKIYGDGNAVPRILKFLKSIDLKEPLQKKFCFPPVKDNISQDIDHILETQSALAVDLGGTNLRVAIVSMKGEIVKKYTQLNPKTYEDRLALILKMCVEAASEAVNVNCRILGVGISTGGRVNPREGIVLHSTKLIQEWSSVDLRTPISDALHLPVWVDNDGNCAALAERKFGHGKGIENFVTLITGTGIGGGIVHQHELIHGSSFCAAELGHIVVSLDGPECLCGSQGCIEAYASGIALQREAKKLHDDDLLLVEGMSIKEEEIVSAAHLIQAAKLGNSKAESILRTAGTALGLGVVNILHTVNPSLVILSGVLANHYVNAVKDVINRQALSSVKTVDVVVSNLADPALLGAASLVLDYTTRRIY; encoded by the exons ATGGAGAAGAATGGAAACAACCACAAACTTCGTGTTTGTGTTGCTACTTGCAACCGTGCTGATTATTCAAAATTAGCTCCCATTATGTTTGGTATTAAGGCAGAACCACAGTTTTTTGAGCTTGATGTTGTTGTGCTTGGTTCCCACCTGATTGATGATTATGG TAATACCTACCGTATGATTGAGCAAGATGACTTTGATATTCATACAAGATTACACACCATTGTGAGAGGGGAGGATGAGGCAGCTATGGTGGAGTCGGTGGGCCTTGCATTAGTCAAGTTACCCGACGTGCTCAACCGCCTGAAGCCTGACATAATGATAGTTCATGGGGACAGATTCGATGCTTTGGCCCTGGCCACATCTGCAGCCCTCATGAACATCCGCATTCTTCACATCGAAGGTGGGGAAGTCAGTGGGACCATCGATGACTCCATCAGACATGCCATAACCAAACTGGCCCATTACCACGTGTGCTGCACAAGGAGTGCAGAGCAGCACTTGATAGCCATGTGTGAAGACCACGACCGCATCCTTTTAGCAGGCTGTCCTTCATATGACAAGCTTCTCTCTGCTAAAAACAAGGACTACATGAGTATTATTAGCATGTGGCTAG GTGAAGATGTCAAAACCAGAGATTATATAGTTGCTCTGCAACATCCTGTAACCACAGATATTAAGCATTCCATAAAGATGTTTGAGCTGACACTAGATGCACTCATCTCCTTCAACAAGAGAACACTTGTCCTATTCCCTAATGTGGATGCAG gAAGCAAAGAGATGGTTCGTGTGATGAGGAAGAAGGGCATTGAACACCATCCCAATTTTCGGGCAGTAAAGCATGTGCCATTTGACCAGTTCATTCAGCTAGTTGCTCATGCTGGCTGTATGATTGGTAACAGCAGTTGTGGTGTTAGAGAGGTGGGTGCGTTTGGTACACCTGTCATCAACCTGGGGACACGTCAgacaggaagagaaacag GTGAAAATGTTCTTCATGTTCGTGATGCCGATACGCAAGATAAGATTCTTCATGCTTtacagctgcagtttgggaAGCAATATCCATG cTCAAAAATATATGGAGATGGTAATGCTGTTCCAAGGATTTTGAAGTTCCTTAAATCTATTGACCTCAAAGAACCATTGcaaaagaaattctgttttcctcctgTCAAAGATAATATCTCTCAAGATATTGACCATATTCTAGAGACACAGAGTGCTCTGGCAGTGGATCTAGGTGGAACAAATCTTCGAGTAGCAATTGTCAGTATGAAG GGTGAAATAGTTAAGAAGTATACCCAGCTCAACCCTAAAACCTATGAAGACAGACTGGCATTAATTCTAAAGATGTGTGTAGAGGCTGCATCAGAGGCAGTAAATGTAAACTGCAGAATTCTGGGAGTAG GTATTTCCACAGGTGGACGGGTGAACCCTCGAGAAGGAATTGTGCTTCACTCTACAAAACTCATTCAGGAGTGGAGCTCTGTGGATCTCAGAACTCCAATATCTGATGCTTTGCATCTTCCAGTCTGGGTGGACAATGACGGAAACTGTGCTGCTCTAGCGGAGAGGAAATTTGGTCATGGAAAAGGAATAGAAAATTTCGTAACACTGATTACTGGTACAG GAATTGGAGGTGGAATCGTTCATCAACATGAATTGATCCATGGCAgttctttctgtgctgctgagcttgGGCACATTGTTGTATCTTTAGATGGACCAGAGTGCCTGTGTGGCAGCCAAGGATGTATAGAAGCATATGCCTCAGGAATAGCATTACAGAGAGAAGCTAAGAAACTGCATGATG aTGATCTGCTTTTAGTAGAAGGAATGTCAATAAAGGAGGAGGAGATTGTTAGTGCTGCACACCTCATTCAAGCAGCTAAACTTGGGAattcaaaagcagagagcatTCTCAGAACAG CTGGGACTGCACTGGGCCTTGGCGTTGTGAACATTCTACACACCGTGAATCCATCTCTTGTGATCCTTTCTGGAGTTCTAGCAAACCATTATGTTAATGCTGTCAAAGATGTGATAAATCGACAGGCGCTGTCCTCTGTTAAAACAGTGGATGTAGTGGTCTCAAATCTAGCAGATCCTGCTCTTCTCGGAGCTGCTAGCCTGGTTCTGGATTATACTACACGTAGAATATACTAG